AATTTCTTCGGAGGCATATCATTTTCTTCCACCACTTCCGAAATTTCTTTATAGGCACTTATTTGCTTAATTTTAGAGAGGCTGTCCAGCTTTTTAAAATCAAGTGCGTCTTTACCATCCTCATTTTTCGAGTCGGTGTTGTGACAGCCAAAACACGATTTGTCGATTACTGCCTTAACATTCTCTGGCATAACGCTTTTTTTCTCAGGCTTATCCGAGCCAATGGCAATAAAACTTACAATAACAAATACAGAAACAAAAAGGAAGAATGATTTTTTCATAATAATTTTTTTTGATTTATTGGTTTATGTACAATATAAAACACTTTACTGGAGTTTTTGTTGAAATGTTACATGTTTAACCTGAAATGAGTAAAAAATACGTAATTTACGGCCAAATATTTTTTATCCTTCAAGAAAACCATTTGAAGATGCGTTTATACATTCCTGTACTCATTCTATTCCTTTTGGTGGTAAACTCTGTACACGGCCAACTTTCTGAAGGTGGTTTCCCATTGCAGGTGCTTACATTAAAAAGCGGAGAACCTCCATATAAAAAAATGCCTGTACTGAAGCAACAAGTTATTGATGCCGCTTTGGCAAAAAATCAGTCGGCTCACATGCAATTAAAAGCCTTAACTTTTGCCCATGCTTTTGAGGTGGATTTTACCCCTGAAAATTCCGGTACCTGGTACACCACCAATTCAGGTGTAAATGTTTGGAAACTTACCATCGTTTCAGAACGGGCATACTCTCTGAATCTTATTTTCGAGGATTTTAAACTCCATAATAAGGGACGCTTGTTTATTTACAACGAAGAAACAAACCACTATTTGGGAGCCTATACTTCGAGGAATAATAAAGCAAGCGAAAAGTTTGCGGTGTCGCCGGTTGCCGGTGAAAGAATTACGGTGCAGTACGAGGTGCCTGAAGAATTGGGAACACCTTCTGACTTTACAATAAGCAGGGTAAACCATGATTTTATGGGAATTTTGAAGTTTGACAGAAGACCCATTCAGGGGCAAACTGCCGGCGATTGCAATATTGATGTTAACTGCGAAATTGGAGAACGGTGGAGCCAACTAAAAGATGCGGTTTGCCGGCTAATTGTTGATGGCAGAGAAGTGTGTTCAGGTACACTTATTAATAATACTGCCGAGGACGAAACTCCTTATGTGTTGTCGGCATCACATTGTTACGACGAATGGGATTTGGCAGAAACCACAGTTTATACATTTAATTACGAGAGTCCGTATTGCGCCCCTTTGGATGGTGATCCTATTCATTCCTTATCGGGAGCAGTAATGAAAGCTCATTTTGATAGCCTGGACTTTGCATTGGTTGAGCTCGATGATATTCCTCCGCCCGATTTCAGACCATACTACGCAGGCTGGGACCGCTCAACAGGTTTACCCGATTCTTCCCTTAGTATTCATCACCCCATGGGAGATGTGAAGAAAATATCGTTCGACTATGACATGCCCGAGTATGCTACTTTTAAATCATCAACCATTAAAAATCCAACCAATGGATCTTTTAAAGTGTTGCGTTGGGATGAAGGTGTGACAGAGGTAGGCTCATCAGGCGGTGCATTATTTAATTTTAACGATCAATTAATTGGTACGCTTTCGGGGGGTGCAGCAATGTGTGGTAACCCGGTAAACGATTATTATGCTCGTTTTGCCATGCAGTGGGACTATCGAACCGATTCAACAAAACAATTAAAATATTGGCTTGACCCTAATGATACAGGTGCAGCAAGTGTTGATGGGAAACAGTTTAATACCAAAGAAGATTTGTGTACTGCCTTTACACATTTAAACGATGCGGATGAGCACGGAAATATTGCCATTACCGTTTCCGGAGAAACGAAAGGTTACTGGGGCGGAACAAATTCGGTTGGTATTGATGAGTTTGTTGAGCGCTTTGCCATTGATGGAAATGAAATTTTGGATGGAGTTGCTTTTGGTGTGGGGCGCCTGGAAAGTAACAATCCAGACAATAAAATTACGGTTAAGGTATACAATGGCAATCGTATTCCTGAACAATTGATTTACACCAAAGATGTGTTTGTAAATAACTGGGCTGAGGATGCCATGAATTTTGTTGGCTTCGATGAGTTGGTAGAACCGGCAGATACCTTTTTTGTTGGATTTGAGTTGAGTGGTATAAATGCAAACGATACTTTTGCCATTTATCAGTCGCTAAGGCAAAATGAACAAGCTACGAACCATTTTTACCTGAAGCAAAATGGAAGCTGGCAAAGCTTTGCTGCTATGAATACCGAAAACTTTGCAATGGTAAACGTTATTGAATTGGTGGCCTGCAATTATAGTTTAATAACTGATACTCCGATTGTGGAACAGCCCGAAAATGTATGGCTTTATCCAAATCCAACGGCAGGTGCTTTAACTTTGGAATCAGATAATGAGATTGACCCGAACAATATTTCGGTGTATAATTTAATAGGGCAGGCTATAGAAACAGAAGTGGAGCAGACCGATATGTATCGCGTAAAAATTAATTTATCGGGTAAAACACCGGGCGTTTATTTTGTGCGATTTTCGTATGGCGACTCTTATGTTACCCGAAAAATTTCGTACGTGCCCTGGTAAAATATACCGGTCAATTTTGCACGAGCTAAACACATCAAATATTTTGTGGAGGTAACCCGGCTTATTCGGGTTTGAAAGGGAATGACGAATGATGCAGGTTAAGTTTTAGCAGGTTATTTTTGGTTTTGAAAAACCCCATTGTGTACTCTACCTTTGTTTCGGCGCCGTTTGCATCAATAAAAAAATAATTTCCCATGGTAATGGCCTGCTTAAAATTGGCAATAAAACCGTGGTTTTCAAAACGCACCTTAACCCAGGGTTGTAGAGCAAAACCCAAATCCTCGGGAAATTTCTCGTTACCCCCAACAAAATAGGAAACAGCTTCTTCTTTATTCGACCTGAACTGCGGGGTTGTTGCCTTAGTAGGTTTAAACAGCACAGTGCCTTCGTCGTAACCGTAAAACGAATCAACCAACTCTTCGGCAGCTTTTACAATATCACCTTTTTCGGTAAATACTTTTCCAAGAGCAATAATGGCATTACCCCAATCGTAATGTCGTTTAAAAATTTCTTCTTTATTGAATTGTTCATTCATCTTTTTGCTGTTTTTTTAACAAGATAACAGGCATAAACAGTGCTTAGTTCAAATCAAGTTCAATAATTTTTTGTAGCTGCTCAACTGTCATTTTTTTACCAATAATCTGTTTGTTTTCATCAAGCAAGTAAACACCCGGCGTTTTTCGGGCATCGTATTTAATTTTAAATCCTGAACTGTGGTGCTCGTCCCAAACATTTATCCACTCAAACAAGTTGTGCCGGGTTAAAAAGTCACCCCATTCTTCTTTATCGTCCATCGAGTAAATGGCATAAACTTCCAGGCCTTTGGCTTTATTGGGCAGATAAACATCTTTGTACAGTTGCGGAACAAATACTTTGCAATGCGAGCAATTGGGTTCGTAAATTACCACCAATGTGCGTTTGGCAGTAATTTGATGCAGGTTGATAAATTCGCCGTCAAAACTCTCGAGGGTGAGGTCTGCAGCAGTTTGCCCAATCAAGTTATCTTGCAGAAAAAGCACATTCTCTCTTATCTGCTCCATCGATTCGTCTGATGCCCAAAAAGCCTCTCCGCTAAAGTAGTAATCGCGAGCGATATCAATAAATAAGGCATCCATTCCCATTATGTTGCTGTTTATGCTGCTGTTTAAAAAGTAAGCGCATGCAAACTGAAAAATACGTTTGCTGGGTTTTACATCGGCTAAAAAATTGTAGACGTAAGGTTTTACCGAATCGTAAGCAGGGTAGAGCACTTTGGTAAACCAGGTTTCAATTTTCGATTTGTAAAAAGGGGTGTAAAGGTAGCGCTCGTCGGTATAGTCAAAGTAATCCCAAAAATGCTGACGCTGATAATTAAATCGTGCCCGCAGCAACAACGAATCGTTTTGGATAATGGAATCAGCCAGAGTAGATTCATCAAGAGCCGGAACATAGTTGGCGGTTATAAATTTGTAAAGAAAAGACTCCGGATGCTTTTCTCGGATCATTTCCCAATATTCCATCATTTCATCATTTAGCTTCCGGCGTTGTTCTGAAAGGTTTATTTTTTCAGCATCGGTGGCTGTTTTATACGCCTGGCTGATAGCGGCACTTTTTTGTTGAAGGTTATTCAGGAAATTCATATAATCCACAAATAAAGCTGATTCGGGAGCGCCGTCAAATTGGGCATTTTTACCATCAAAGGTTGCATTGGTAAGTTTA
Above is a genomic segment from uncultured Draconibacterium sp. containing:
- a CDS encoding heme-binding domain-containing protein; the protein is MKKSFFLFVSVFVIVSFIAIGSDKPEKKSVMPENVKAVIDKSCFGCHNTDSKNEDGKDALDFKKLDSLSKIKQISAYKEISEVVEENDMPPKKFLERFPEKALSDADKKVLIEWSKKEAETLVKGI
- a CDS encoding T9SS type A sorting domain-containing protein, producing MRLYIPVLILFLLVVNSVHGQLSEGGFPLQVLTLKSGEPPYKKMPVLKQQVIDAALAKNQSAHMQLKALTFAHAFEVDFTPENSGTWYTTNSGVNVWKLTIVSERAYSLNLIFEDFKLHNKGRLFIYNEETNHYLGAYTSRNNKASEKFAVSPVAGERITVQYEVPEELGTPSDFTISRVNHDFMGILKFDRRPIQGQTAGDCNIDVNCEIGERWSQLKDAVCRLIVDGREVCSGTLINNTAEDETPYVLSASHCYDEWDLAETTVYTFNYESPYCAPLDGDPIHSLSGAVMKAHFDSLDFALVELDDIPPPDFRPYYAGWDRSTGLPDSSLSIHHPMGDVKKISFDYDMPEYATFKSSTIKNPTNGSFKVLRWDEGVTEVGSSGGALFNFNDQLIGTLSGGAAMCGNPVNDYYARFAMQWDYRTDSTKQLKYWLDPNDTGAASVDGKQFNTKEDLCTAFTHLNDADEHGNIAITVSGETKGYWGGTNSVGIDEFVERFAIDGNEILDGVAFGVGRLESNNPDNKITVKVYNGNRIPEQLIYTKDVFVNNWAEDAMNFVGFDELVEPADTFFVGFELSGINANDTFAIYQSLRQNEQATNHFYLKQNGSWQSFAAMNTENFAMVNVIELVACNYSLITDTPIVEQPENVWLYPNPTAGALTLESDNEIDPNNISVYNLIGQAIETEVEQTDMYRVKINLSGKTPGVYFVRFSYGDSYVTRKISYVPW
- a CDS encoding thioredoxin-like domain-containing protein, yielding MIRFTIFIFTLLSFQLSAQNYTIEIQLAQAPDKSVQLTYHYLGKIYAADTIKLNADGYGTFSGDSLLPQGLYKILVDKDHHFDFLLGADQQFKLTNATFDGKNAQFDGAPESALFVDYMNFLNNLQQKSAAISQAYKTATDAEKINLSEQRRKLNDEMMEYWEMIREKHPESFLYKFITANYVPALDESTLADSIIQNDSLLLRARFNYQRQHFWDYFDYTDERYLYTPFYKSKIETWFTKVLYPAYDSVKPYVYNFLADVKPSKRIFQFACAYFLNSSINSNIMGMDALFIDIARDYYFSGEAFWASDESMEQIRENVLFLQDNLIGQTAADLTLESFDGEFINLHQITAKRTLVVIYEPNCSHCKVFVPQLYKDVYLPNKAKGLEVYAIYSMDDKEEWGDFLTRHNLFEWINVWDEHHSSGFKIKYDARKTPGVYLLDENKQIIGKKMTVEQLQKIIELDLN